The Amycolatopsis mongoliensis genome includes a window with the following:
- a CDS encoding sensor histidine kinase, giving the protein MPTLGRLRNRWAAVTPRARDRALAAAVTAATFVPGLDMLGAQFGDLPRHDGGFLAVVLVLGQTLPLAVRSRWPAATLAITATCFGAHEILAYSPSIGSLALYFALYSAGAREERFRRALPAAASAGYVVFAVLVTWRGSPSSWLTFGVYYAVLVLFWALGALVRQRRRDEAERRRLTARAAAADERARLARELHDVVTHHVTAMVVQADAARFLPSERFPEVFATITGSGRDALTELRFLLGVLEATGARTPGLSALRGLVEQPGRVVELVESGERTALPAETELTAYRIVQEALTNAAKYAAGRPAKVHVGYGVDVLEIEVTTQGPATEAGALGSGGRGLAGLRDRVDALGGRFTAGPSDDGFRVSARFPTAEFAAAGTSVRSGR; this is encoded by the coding sequence ATGCCGACGCTGGGACGTCTCCGGAACCGATGGGCGGCGGTCACCCCGCGGGCCCGGGACCGGGCACTCGCCGCGGCCGTCACGGCCGCGACGTTCGTGCCGGGACTCGACATGCTCGGCGCCCAGTTCGGTGACCTGCCGAGGCACGACGGCGGTTTCCTCGCCGTCGTGCTGGTGCTCGGGCAGACGCTCCCGCTGGCGGTGCGCAGCCGGTGGCCCGCCGCGACCCTCGCGATCACCGCGACCTGTTTCGGGGCGCACGAAATACTCGCGTATTCCCCCTCGATCGGCAGTCTGGCGCTGTACTTCGCGCTCTATTCCGCCGGGGCGCGCGAGGAGCGGTTCCGCCGGGCACTGCCCGCGGCGGCGTCGGCGGGGTACGTCGTCTTCGCGGTCCTGGTCACCTGGCGCGGATCACCGTCGAGCTGGCTCACCTTCGGCGTCTACTACGCGGTGCTGGTCCTGTTCTGGGCGCTGGGCGCCTTGGTGCGGCAGCGGCGGCGGGACGAGGCCGAACGGCGGCGGCTCACCGCCCGGGCCGCGGCGGCCGACGAGCGCGCGCGGCTCGCCCGCGAGCTGCACGACGTCGTCACCCACCACGTGACGGCGATGGTGGTCCAGGCCGACGCGGCGCGCTTCCTCCCGTCCGAACGCTTTCCCGAAGTGTTCGCCACCATCACCGGCTCGGGGCGCGACGCCCTCACCGAACTGCGGTTCCTGCTCGGCGTCCTCGAAGCGACCGGCGCGCGCACGCCGGGCCTGAGCGCGCTGCGCGGCCTCGTCGAGCAGCCGGGCCGGGTGGTCGAGCTGGTCGAGTCGGGAGAACGCACGGCGTTGCCGGCGGAAACCGAGCTCACCGCGTACCGGATCGTGCAGGAAGCACTGACCAACGCGGCCAAGTACGCCGCCGGCCGACCGGCGAAAGTGCACGTCGGCTACGGCGTGGACGTCCTCGAAATCGAGGTGACCACCCAGGGCCCGGCGACCGAGGCCGGCGCGCTCGGCTCCGGCGGACGCGGGCTGGCCGGGCTGCGCGACCGCGTCGACGCCCTCGGCGGCCGGTTCACCGCCGGGCCGTCGGACGACGGATTCCGCGTCAGCGCCCGGTTTCCGACGGCCGAATTCGCCGCGGCCGGGACTTCCGTGAGGAGCGGCAGATGA
- a CDS encoding alpha/beta hydrolase, producing the protein MATALAVTALTVLGVAACDSADDEDPASSAPPPAALAWGPCPAPAPGTTRDPRLTCAKVRVPLDYGHSGGTSIEVTVSRLAAADATKRHGVLVLNPGGPALPGLDTPGAMAPSLPKSVLDGYDLIGFDPRGVGTSTPQSCGLENPGVAGLFPYPAADGSIDANVRAARATAGKCAAKTGENLRYFTTANTARDLDRVRQALGEAKISYWGQSYGTYLGTVYSTLFPDRTDRMILEGNVDPAHVWAGEAESWGKGMADRFPDAAAVAAGQNGVLGLGATPADVTRTYLALADRLDHQPAPVPGTPQSLSGAMLRAVTYALLIHNDTLPVLAQVWKAAADLAGGHLTEADGKVLQQVFADTAAAPGVPADNQATLFLALTCGDAEWSHDVGDYARRTAADRKAWPLTAGMPANIWPCAFWPQPVEKPVTVTGEGARNTLILQNRRDHATPWESGLGLRRELGNRAAFVGVDNGGHYVYHEGSACADNATVAFLDSGRLPDRDLDCTDVTRQ; encoded by the coding sequence GTGGCCACGGCATTGGCGGTCACCGCACTGACCGTGCTCGGCGTGGCCGCCTGCGACAGCGCGGACGACGAAGACCCCGCATCGAGCGCGCCGCCGCCCGCGGCCCTCGCGTGGGGACCGTGCCCGGCACCGGCGCCGGGAACGACCCGGGATCCCCGGCTCACCTGCGCGAAGGTGCGGGTCCCGCTCGACTACGGCCACTCCGGCGGCACGTCGATCGAGGTCACCGTCTCCCGGCTGGCCGCCGCCGACGCCACGAAGCGCCACGGCGTCCTGGTGCTGAACCCGGGCGGCCCGGCGCTGCCGGGTCTCGACACACCCGGTGCGATGGCGCCGTCGCTGCCGAAGTCCGTCCTGGACGGCTACGACCTGATCGGCTTCGACCCGCGCGGTGTCGGGACCAGCACCCCGCAGAGCTGCGGCCTCGAAAACCCCGGTGTCGCCGGTCTCTTCCCCTACCCCGCCGCCGACGGCTCGATCGACGCGAACGTCCGGGCCGCCCGCGCCACGGCCGGGAAGTGTGCCGCCAAGACCGGGGAGAACCTGCGGTACTTCACCACCGCCAACACCGCCCGCGACCTCGACCGCGTCCGCCAAGCACTCGGCGAAGCGAAGATCTCCTACTGGGGCCAGTCCTACGGCACCTACCTCGGGACCGTCTACAGCACGCTGTTCCCGGACCGGACCGACCGGATGATCCTGGAAGGCAACGTCGATCCCGCCCACGTGTGGGCCGGAGAGGCGGAGAGCTGGGGCAAGGGCATGGCCGACCGGTTCCCCGACGCGGCCGCCGTCGCCGCCGGGCAGAACGGCGTCCTCGGGCTCGGCGCCACCCCCGCCGACGTCACCCGGACCTACCTCGCGCTCGCCGACCGGCTCGACCACCAGCCGGCACCGGTGCCGGGCACGCCGCAATCGTTGAGCGGGGCGATGCTGCGCGCTGTCACCTACGCGCTGCTGATCCACAACGACACCCTGCCGGTGCTCGCGCAGGTCTGGAAGGCCGCGGCCGATCTGGCCGGCGGTCACCTCACCGAGGCCGACGGCAAGGTGCTGCAGCAGGTGTTCGCCGACACCGCGGCCGCCCCGGGCGTGCCCGCGGACAACCAGGCGACCCTGTTCCTGGCCCTCACCTGCGGTGACGCCGAGTGGTCCCACGACGTCGGCGACTACGCCCGGCGCACCGCCGCCGACCGGAAGGCGTGGCCCCTGACCGCGGGCATGCCGGCGAACATCTGGCCGTGCGCGTTCTGGCCGCAGCCGGTCGAGAAGCCGGTCACCGTGACCGGCGAAGGCGCGCGGAACACGCTGATCCTGCAGAACCGCCGCGACCACGCCACTCCCTGGGAGTCCGGCCTGGGACTGCGCCGCGAACTGGGGAACCGCGCCGCCTTCGTCGGGGTGGACAACGGCGGGCACTACGTCTACCACGAAGGCTCGGCCTGCGCCGACAACGCGACCGTGGCCTTCCTCGACAGCGGGCGGCTGCCGGACCGGGATCTCGACTGCACCGACGTCACGCGGCAGTGA
- a CDS encoding phospholipid carrier-dependent glycosyltransferase gives MLVVVALLAELAVAMITTAVEQSPTIDEPVYVGTAVVYLEQHSLRYNPEHPPLGKLIIATGLAFADVHLDPAFAGDQSQLGRHVLYESGHDPARLLLLARLPVIVLTLLFGLVVFLFARELTGPAGGLVALALYAFSPDVIANGALATLDVPVAGFVLTSVWLLWRARRRPVLHLPLSGLALGAALATKMSALAAVPVVLLLVVLSVRQARRTGDPGASRTSWLLRPLPALAAVALTAVAVVWISYLAVDPRLRWDPPSGLPAVHGLRALVDWLPFPAPYRDGVRVQFGFEDQVWGGFLFGRHYFGSLWYYLPAALLVKTPLGTLALGLAGAVVTVAVPRLRRSAPYVVLPAAVLLAAAMTSHRDLGVRYAVFVPMFLAVAAAGVVAPRRRWAYVAAAALAGFAAISSLWTFPYYLPYSNEAFGGPVETHLRLHDSNVDWGQDLGRLAERLRQRYPGERIWLVYKGSGVPSAYGIDAGDPLTVPPERVRGLLVVSDSAAVRADGRLRALIDGSTPIDEVGHAISINRRP, from the coding sequence GTGCTCGTCGTGGTCGCGCTCCTGGCCGAGCTGGCCGTCGCGATGATCACGACGGCCGTGGAACAGAGTCCGACGATCGACGAGCCCGTCTACGTGGGAACGGCGGTCGTCTACCTGGAGCAGCACAGCCTGCGGTACAACCCGGAGCACCCCCCGCTGGGCAAGCTGATCATCGCGACCGGACTGGCCTTCGCCGATGTCCACCTCGACCCGGCCTTCGCCGGCGACCAGTCGCAGCTCGGCCGGCACGTGCTGTACGAGTCGGGCCACGACCCGGCCCGGCTGCTGCTCCTGGCGCGGCTGCCGGTGATCGTGCTGACGCTGCTGTTCGGCCTGGTCGTCTTCCTGTTCGCGCGTGAGCTGACCGGCCCGGCCGGCGGGCTGGTGGCGCTCGCCCTGTACGCGTTCTCCCCGGACGTCATCGCGAACGGAGCACTGGCCACGCTCGACGTGCCGGTGGCCGGCTTCGTGCTGACGTCGGTCTGGCTGCTGTGGCGGGCCCGGCGCCGTCCCGTCCTCCACCTCCCGCTGTCGGGACTCGCCCTCGGGGCGGCGCTCGCCACGAAGATGAGCGCGCTGGCCGCGGTTCCGGTGGTGCTGCTGCTCGTCGTGCTGTCCGTCCGGCAGGCCCGCCGCACGGGCGACCCCGGCGCGAGCCGGACGTCCTGGCTCCTCAGGCCCCTCCCGGCGCTCGCGGCGGTGGCGCTGACCGCTGTCGCCGTGGTGTGGATCTCCTACCTCGCCGTGGATCCGCGGCTGCGCTGGGATCCGCCCTCGGGCCTGCCCGCCGTGCACGGCCTGCGCGCGCTCGTGGACTGGCTGCCGTTCCCCGCGCCGTACCGGGACGGGGTTCGCGTCCAGTTCGGCTTCGAAGACCAGGTGTGGGGCGGCTTCCTGTTCGGCAGGCACTACTTCGGTTCGCTGTGGTACTACCTGCCGGCCGCGCTGCTGGTGAAGACGCCGCTGGGCACGCTGGCACTCGGGCTGGCCGGTGCCGTCGTGACGGTGGCGGTTCCCCGGCTGCGCCGGTCTGCGCCGTACGTCGTCCTTCCCGCGGCCGTGCTGCTGGCCGCGGCCATGACCAGCCACCGCGACCTCGGCGTCCGGTACGCGGTCTTCGTGCCGATGTTCCTGGCGGTCGCGGCGGCCGGCGTGGTCGCCCCGCGCCGACGGTGGGCGTACGTCGCGGCAGCGGCTCTGGCCGGCTTCGCCGCGATCAGTTCACTGTGGACGTTCCCGTACTACCTGCCGTACTCCAACGAGGCGTTCGGCGGGCCGGTCGAGACCCACCTGCGCCTCCACGACTCGAACGTCGACTGGGGCCAGGACCTGGGCCGGCTGGCCGAGCGCCTGCGGCAGCGGTACCCGGGCGAGCGGATCTGGCTCGTCTACAAGGGAAGCGGCGTGCCGTCCGCCTACGGCATCGACGCCGGCGACCCGCTCACCGTGCCGCCCGAGCGGGTCCGCGGCCTGCTCGTGGTGTCGGATTCCGCCGCCGTCAGGGCGGACGGCCGGCTCCGGGCGCTGATCGACGGCAGCACGCCGATCGACGAGGTCGGCCACGCCATCTCGATCAACCGCCGCCCGTAG
- a CDS encoding TetR/AcrR family transcriptional regulator — protein sequence METEKVSQGSEQGRAELILDAAGRLFLTPGPGRVNLDELARDLGMAKKTIYRHFPDKHSLMTAVLDRQFGAIERTLAAAAEETRDRPFGEQVRQFLIAAGGELGRIGAAQLATGRGDAVLRRHVEQRIDAVVYQRLDALFRDGHRRGLLSAPPELLGEITRGAVERLLNSALPRELGCTAADLLRATVDTILHGALRPGGESEVTS from the coding sequence ATGGAAACGGAAAAAGTTTCCCAGGGTTCCGAGCAGGGTCGCGCCGAGCTGATCCTCGACGCGGCCGGGCGGCTGTTCCTCACGCCCGGCCCGGGGCGGGTCAACCTGGACGAGCTGGCTCGTGACCTGGGGATGGCCAAGAAGACGATCTACCGGCACTTCCCCGACAAGCACAGCCTGATGACCGCCGTGCTCGACCGGCAGTTCGGGGCGATCGAGCGCACCTTGGCCGCGGCGGCCGAGGAAACCCGCGACCGGCCGTTCGGCGAGCAGGTACGGCAGTTCCTGATCGCGGCGGGCGGTGAGCTCGGCCGGATCGGCGCGGCCCAGCTCGCGACCGGGCGCGGGGACGCGGTCCTGCGCCGGCACGTGGAACAGCGCATCGACGCGGTCGTCTACCAGCGCCTCGACGCCCTCTTCCGCGACGGGCACCGGCGCGGACTGCTCTCCGCGCCTCCCGAACTGCTCGGCGAGATCACCCGCGGCGCGGTGGAGCGGCTGCTGAACTCGGCACTGCCGCGCGAACTCGGCTGCACCGCGGCCGATCTGCTCCGCGCGACCGTCGACACCATCCTCCACGGGGCGCTGCGCCCCGGCGGCGAAAGCGAGGTCACGTCATGA
- a CDS encoding SDR family NAD(P)-dependent oxidoreductase, with translation MTGSSSGIGAATARLLAERGMRVVVNYLHSAEAAGEVVAGIEAAGGQAIAVRADVRDAAAVDALLGRVRETWGGGVDVLVHNALTPYAIKPFQDMTWDELGGKLDDELRAAFVVTKAVLPAMTDQGWGRLIYLGTGLSRQPRAGMIALGTAKAALAQFARYLAQELGPRGITVNVVEPGPVAETKISQVLDDEQKRRQVAATPLGRLAVPADVANVVAFYAGEDNAFMTGTTAAVNGGMAMY, from the coding sequence GTGACCGGATCCAGCAGCGGGATCGGCGCGGCCACCGCGCGGCTGCTGGCCGAACGCGGCATGCGGGTGGTGGTCAACTACCTGCACAGCGCCGAGGCGGCCGGGGAGGTCGTCGCCGGGATCGAGGCCGCGGGCGGCCAGGCCATCGCCGTCCGGGCCGACGTGCGCGACGCGGCGGCGGTCGACGCCCTGCTCGGCCGCGTCCGGGAAACCTGGGGCGGCGGCGTCGACGTGCTGGTGCACAACGCGCTCACCCCGTACGCGATCAAACCGTTCCAGGACATGACCTGGGACGAACTGGGCGGCAAGCTCGACGACGAGCTCCGCGCGGCGTTCGTGGTCACGAAGGCCGTGCTGCCCGCCATGACCGACCAGGGGTGGGGCCGGCTGATCTACCTCGGCACCGGCCTGAGCCGGCAGCCGCGGGCGGGCATGATCGCGCTGGGCACGGCCAAGGCCGCGCTCGCCCAGTTCGCCCGCTACCTCGCCCAGGAACTGGGACCGCGGGGCATCACCGTCAACGTCGTCGAACCCGGGCCGGTGGCCGAGACCAAGATCTCGCAGGTGCTCGACGACGAGCAGAAGCGGCGGCAGGTGGCCGCCACCCCGCTGGGCCGGCTGGCCGTTCCGGCCGACGTGGCGAACGTGGTCGCGTTCTACGCCGGTGAGGACAACGCCTTCATGACCGGCACCACCGCCGCGGTCAACGGCGGCATGGCGATGTACTGA